In Methanomicrobiales archaeon, the following are encoded in one genomic region:
- a CDS encoding ORC1-type DNA replication protein yields MKKNLLMWDETLFRDPEVFEIDYVPEQFHHREIQMRELAFQIRPAFRGGRPLNTICKGLPGTGKTTSVKKLCSEIEETTRKVVPVYINCQIDNTKFAIFSQIYRKLAGHLPPSSGTSFKQVFDAVARIMQREDHVLLVILDDANYLLYENELNKVLYTLLRSHEVYPGTRIGVVLIVSDMAVDMTRELDARVASVFRPTEIYFPPYTEEEIRHILQERVLQGLYPGVLSAEMSDMVVEQTMKSGDLRVGIDLLKRAVLNAEHEARRTVNRDDICKAYEISRYLHLSFTVRVLKPEEKQLLQRIAEMSGGDQEMNAGEVFNQVKEPLQIRYTKFYEMVRKFDALRLINLHYREGRGRTRLISLRYEPEKVLEALR; encoded by the coding sequence ATGAAGAAGAACCTGCTGATGTGGGACGAGACGCTCTTCCGGGATCCCGAGGTCTTCGAGATCGACTACGTTCCGGAGCAGTTCCACCACCGCGAGATCCAGATGCGGGAGCTCGCCTTCCAGATCCGCCCCGCCTTCCGGGGAGGGCGCCCGCTGAACACCATCTGCAAAGGTCTCCCCGGCACCGGCAAGACGACGAGCGTCAAGAAGCTCTGCTCCGAGATCGAGGAGACCACGCGGAAGGTGGTCCCCGTCTACATCAACTGCCAGATCGACAACACCAAGTTCGCCATCTTCTCCCAGATCTACCGCAAACTCGCGGGCCACCTTCCCCCCTCGTCCGGCACCTCCTTCAAGCAGGTCTTCGATGCGGTGGCGAGGATCATGCAGCGGGAGGATCATGTGCTCCTGGTGATCCTGGACGACGCGAACTACCTCCTCTACGAGAACGAGCTCAACAAGGTGCTCTACACCCTCCTCCGCTCCCACGAGGTCTACCCCGGCACCCGCATCGGGGTCGTCCTGATCGTGAGCGATATGGCGGTGGACATGACGCGTGAGCTGGATGCCCGCGTCGCCTCGGTCTTCCGCCCCACCGAGATCTACTTCCCCCCCTACACGGAGGAGGAGATCCGCCACATCCTCCAGGAACGGGTGCTCCAGGGGCTCTACCCCGGGGTGCTCTCCGCGGAGATGTCCGACATGGTGGTCGAGCAGACGATGAAGAGCGGGGATCTGCGGGTGGGGATCGACCTCTTGAAGCGGGCGGTGCTGAATGCCGAGCACGAAGCCCGCAGAACGGTGAACCGCGATGATATCTGCAAGGCGTACGAGATCTCCCGCTACCTGCACCTCTCGTTCACCGTACGGGTCCTGAAGCCCGAGGAGAAGCAGCTCCTGCAGCGGATCGCGGAGATGTCCGGGGGAGACCAGGAGATGAACGCCGGCGAGGTCTTCAACCAGGTCAAGGAGCCCCTGCAGATCCGCTACACCAAGTTCTACGAGATGGTCAGGAAGTTCGATGCGCTGCGTCTGATCAACCTCCACTACCGGGAGGGGCGGGGGAGGACGCGGCTGATCAGTCTCCGCTACGAGCCGGAGAAGGTGCTCGAGGCGCTCCGCTGA